Proteins from a single region of Thunnus albacares chromosome 14, fThuAlb1.1, whole genome shotgun sequence:
- the LOC122997133 gene encoding VIP peptides produces MCKAMLQRTGPHLLLLIALCSVLYSRTLSLPYTSMRPTRHADGLFTSGYSKLLGQLSARRYLESLIGKRVSDELMEEPVKRHSDAIFTDNYSRFRKQMAVKKYLNSVLTGKRSLEDPGTSDPEESRDDPNTFQESYDDINVDHLLNNFQLPL; encoded by the exons AT GTGTAAAGCGATGTTACAACGGACCGGCCCCCATCTGCTTCTCCTAATAGCCCTGTGCAGTGTGTTGTACTCCCGGACTCTGAGTCTGCCATACACATCCATGAG ACCGACGAGACACGCAGACGGTCTGTTCACCAGCGGATACAGCAAACTCCTGGGACAGCTATCAGCGCGGAGGTACCTGGAGTCTCTGATCGGAAAGCGGGTCAG TGATGAGCTGATGGAGGAGCCAGTGAAGCGCCACTCAGACGCCATCTTTACAGACAACTACAGCCGCTTCCGCAAACAGATGGCCGTCAAGAAGTACCTGAACTCAGTCTTAACAGGGAAGAGAAG cctAGAAGACCCTGGAACCAGCGACCCCGAGGAGTCCAGGGACGATCCCAACACCTTCCAGGAGAGCTATGATGACATCAACGTAGATCACCTCCTAAACAACTTTCAACTG ccACTTTGA